In Euphorbia lathyris chromosome 9, ddEupLath1.1, whole genome shotgun sequence, the following are encoded in one genomic region:
- the LOC136206435 gene encoding probable disease resistance protein At4g27220 isoform X2, which produces MSPDWNQQPTVSPPRTVCDLQSSISKAVGVDLSYGDDLNNRAAQLSKVLAGKKKSVVILDDVWDYISLQEIGIPVGVDRCTVLFTTRSLGVCRQLGCQRKIEIRCLPRDESYELFKKNIGKETTLSREVETVSKLVAYRCGGLPLAITIMIRNMKGVTDIQQWRSALRGHIRKKADMEIFQKLKISYDYLKDTRLQHCFLFCPSLYGEIETFLEFLVDEGIIKRLNSRREELNEGHTMLNYLSDAGLVEVGIHSHTFKKFVNMNKVIRSMALQIMEENNQRVMMIVNDVSLTDEESLTGDLVTVSVDGNEIRNIPLDFSPSCSKLTTLVLRKCDLGYIGDSFFEGMPGLKVLDLSFSHIESLPSSVYDLVNLIILILKGCRKLRKIGSVGKLRALEKLDLSLSTVEEVPQDIAMLSKLKYLDLSWTEVKRLESGILAKLSHLQFLRLDWTPPVKAEELACLTKLENLTCTVFDVVELNKYLKGLEGREPRLYFQVGRLTIHCTGFANHLLYEDPDICAGDGEGADDLSMVSFYNCNVNEAEIPSYFQAITIVKFNEARSLCNSFPSKLKYLSIRECDGLEMLCPLSFENLEYMELFKLKNLSVLFSIQGNVSYGSCFSNLTRFLIQGCPSIKRLFPIHVVPNLKNLKRLYVFDCLLMEEIIFEEEEEGRIPEKKETPCLSQLCILVLKDLPELKRFCGGRTTCGIPKSCSSRNINCPKLTFDGLTVCRNGHSKVQ; this is translated from the exons ATGTCTCCCGATTGGAACCAGCAGCCGACTGTGTCTCCACCTCGTACTGTTTGTGATCTGCAAAGTTCGATTTCCAAGGCAGTGGGTGTAGATCTATCATATGGAGATGATCTAAACAACAGAGCAGCACAATTGTCAAAAGTGTTGGCTGGAAAGAAGAAATCTGTTGTGATTTTAGATGACGTATGGGATTATATTTCTCTTCAAGAGATTGGAATTCCGGTAGGTGTGGATCGATGTACTGTGCTCTTTACAACACGATCCTTGGGAGTGTGCAGACAATTAGGTTGCCAGAGGAAAATTGAAATCAGATGTCTCCCGCGAGATGAAAGCTATGAATTGTTCAAGAAAAATATCGGGAAGGAAACAACACTCTCAAGAGAGGTTGAAACGGTCTCAAAATTAGTTGCCTACAGGTGTGGAGGTCTGCCACTTGCTATCACAATCATGATCAGAAATATGAAAGGCGTAACTGATATACAGCAGTGGAGAAGTGCATTGAGAGGGCATATCCGGAAGAAAGCTGATATGGAGATATTCCAGAAATTGAAGATTAGTTATGATTACTTGAAAGATACAAGATTGCAACATTGTTTTCTATTCTGCCCATCATTATATGGCGAAATAGagacatttttagagttttTAGTCGACGAAGGGATCATAAAGAGACTGAATAGTAGGAGGGAAGAGTTAAACGAGGGTCACACAATGCTGAATTATCTCAGTGATGCGGGCTTGGTTGAAGTTGGAATTCATAGCCACACGTTTAAGAAGTTTGTAAATATGAATAAGGTGATTCGGAGCATGGCCCTTCAAATAATGGAAGAAAATAACCAACGAGTTATGATGATTGTAAATGACGTGTCTTTAACAGATGAGGAGAGTTTGACTGGAGATCTCGTGACAGTGTCAGTAGATGGCAATGAAATCAGGAATATTCCTTTAGATTTTTCACCAAGCTGTTCTAAGCTTACAACGCTAGTGTTGAGAAAGTGTGATCTGGGATACATTGGAGACTCTTTTTTTGAGGGAATGCCTGGACTTAAGGTTCTAGATCTTTCATTTTCACATATTGAGAGTTTGCCATCTTCTGTCTATGACCTTGTCAATCTTATTATCTTAATACTCAAAGGGTGTAGAAAGTTGAGAAAAATTGGGTCGGTTGGAAAACTGAGGGCATTGGAGAAGTTGGATCTCAGTTTATCTACAGTAGAAGAAGTGCCTCAGGATATTGCAATGCTGTCAAAACTCAAATATCTGGATCTCTCTTGGACGGAAGTTAAGCGGTTAGAGTCCGGGATATTAGCAAAACTCTCCCATCTGCAATTCCTTAGACTAGATTGGACACCACCAGTTAAGGCAGAGGAACTTGCATGCTTGACCAAACTGGAAAATTTGACCTGCACCGTTTTTGATGTAGTTGAGCTTAACAAGTATCTGAAAGGGCTTGAAGGAAGGGAACCACGACTTTATTTTCAAGTAGGACGACTTACTATACATTGCACTGGATTTGCTAATCACTTGTTGTATGAGGATCCTGATATATGTGCTGGGGATGGGGAAGGAGCAGATGATTTGAGTATGGTTTCTTTTTATAACTGCAATGTAAATGAAGCGGAGATACCGAGCTACTTCCAAGCCATAACAATTGTGAAATTCAATGAAGCAAGAAGCTTGTGCAATTCTTTTCCATCTAAACTCAAGTACTTATCGATTAGGGAATGTGATGGATTAGAGATGTTATGTCCGTTGTCTTTTGAAAACCTGGAGTACATGGAGTTATTCAAGTTGAAAAACTTGAGTGTGCTTTTCAGCATACAAGGAAATGTATCTTATGGGTCCTGTTTCTCAAATCTTACCAGGTTTCTCATACAGGGTTGTCCAAGTATCAAGCGGCTATTTCCTATCCATGTCGTGCCAAACCTGAAAAACCTTAAACGGTTATATGTCTTTGATTGTCTCCTAATGGAGGAGATAatatttgaagaagaagaagaaggcagAATACCTGAAAAGAAAGAAACACCGTGTCTCTCCCAGTTGTGTATCTTGGTGTTAAAAGATCTACCAGAGTTGAAGAGATTTTGTGGCGGCCGAACAACTTGTGGTATTCCCAAAAGCTGCTCCTCGAGAAATATAAATTGTCCAAAACTTACATTCGATGGCCTGACAGTGTGCCGCAATGGTCACTCGAAAGTCCAATG A
- the LOC136206435 gene encoding probable disease resistance protein At4g27220 isoform X1 — MSPDWNQQPTVSPPRTVCDLQSSISKAVGVDLSYGDDLNNRAAQLSKVLAGKKKSVVILDDVWDYISLQEIGIPVGVDRCTVLFTTRSLGVCRQLGCQRKIEIRCLPRDESYELFKKNIGKETTLSREVETVSKLVAYRCGGLPLAITIMIRNMKGVTDIQQWRSALRGHIRKKADMEIFQKLKISYDYLKDTRLQHCFLFCPSLYGEIETFLEFLVDEGIIKRLNSRREELNEGHTMLNYLSDAGLVEVGIHSHTFKKFVNMNKVIRSMALQIMEENNQRVMMIVNDVSLTDEESLTGDLVTVSVDGNEIRNIPLDFSPSCSKLTTLVLRKCDLGYIGDSFFEGMPGLKVLDLSFSHIESLPSSVYDLVNLIILILKGCRKLRKIGSVGKLRALEKLDLSLSTVEEVPQDIAMLSKLKYLDLSWTEVKRLESGILAKLSHLQFLRLDWTPPVKAEELACLTKLENLTCTVFDVVELNKYLKGLEGREPRLYFQVGRLTIHCTGFANHLLYEDPDICAGDGEGADDLSMVSFYNCNVNEAEIPSYFQAITIVKFNEARSLCNSFPSKLKYLSIRECDGLEMLCPLSFENLEYMELFKLKNLSVLFSIQGNVSYGSCFSNLTRFLIQGCPSIKRLFPIHVVPNLKNLKRLYVFDCLLMEEIIFEEEEEGRIPEKKETPCLSQLCILVLKDLPELKRFCGGRTTCGIPKSCSSRNINCPKLTFDGLTVCRNGHSKVQW, encoded by the coding sequence ATGTCTCCCGATTGGAACCAGCAGCCGACTGTGTCTCCACCTCGTACTGTTTGTGATCTGCAAAGTTCGATTTCCAAGGCAGTGGGTGTAGATCTATCATATGGAGATGATCTAAACAACAGAGCAGCACAATTGTCAAAAGTGTTGGCTGGAAAGAAGAAATCTGTTGTGATTTTAGATGACGTATGGGATTATATTTCTCTTCAAGAGATTGGAATTCCGGTAGGTGTGGATCGATGTACTGTGCTCTTTACAACACGATCCTTGGGAGTGTGCAGACAATTAGGTTGCCAGAGGAAAATTGAAATCAGATGTCTCCCGCGAGATGAAAGCTATGAATTGTTCAAGAAAAATATCGGGAAGGAAACAACACTCTCAAGAGAGGTTGAAACGGTCTCAAAATTAGTTGCCTACAGGTGTGGAGGTCTGCCACTTGCTATCACAATCATGATCAGAAATATGAAAGGCGTAACTGATATACAGCAGTGGAGAAGTGCATTGAGAGGGCATATCCGGAAGAAAGCTGATATGGAGATATTCCAGAAATTGAAGATTAGTTATGATTACTTGAAAGATACAAGATTGCAACATTGTTTTCTATTCTGCCCATCATTATATGGCGAAATAGagacatttttagagttttTAGTCGACGAAGGGATCATAAAGAGACTGAATAGTAGGAGGGAAGAGTTAAACGAGGGTCACACAATGCTGAATTATCTCAGTGATGCGGGCTTGGTTGAAGTTGGAATTCATAGCCACACGTTTAAGAAGTTTGTAAATATGAATAAGGTGATTCGGAGCATGGCCCTTCAAATAATGGAAGAAAATAACCAACGAGTTATGATGATTGTAAATGACGTGTCTTTAACAGATGAGGAGAGTTTGACTGGAGATCTCGTGACAGTGTCAGTAGATGGCAATGAAATCAGGAATATTCCTTTAGATTTTTCACCAAGCTGTTCTAAGCTTACAACGCTAGTGTTGAGAAAGTGTGATCTGGGATACATTGGAGACTCTTTTTTTGAGGGAATGCCTGGACTTAAGGTTCTAGATCTTTCATTTTCACATATTGAGAGTTTGCCATCTTCTGTCTATGACCTTGTCAATCTTATTATCTTAATACTCAAAGGGTGTAGAAAGTTGAGAAAAATTGGGTCGGTTGGAAAACTGAGGGCATTGGAGAAGTTGGATCTCAGTTTATCTACAGTAGAAGAAGTGCCTCAGGATATTGCAATGCTGTCAAAACTCAAATATCTGGATCTCTCTTGGACGGAAGTTAAGCGGTTAGAGTCCGGGATATTAGCAAAACTCTCCCATCTGCAATTCCTTAGACTAGATTGGACACCACCAGTTAAGGCAGAGGAACTTGCATGCTTGACCAAACTGGAAAATTTGACCTGCACCGTTTTTGATGTAGTTGAGCTTAACAAGTATCTGAAAGGGCTTGAAGGAAGGGAACCACGACTTTATTTTCAAGTAGGACGACTTACTATACATTGCACTGGATTTGCTAATCACTTGTTGTATGAGGATCCTGATATATGTGCTGGGGATGGGGAAGGAGCAGATGATTTGAGTATGGTTTCTTTTTATAACTGCAATGTAAATGAAGCGGAGATACCGAGCTACTTCCAAGCCATAACAATTGTGAAATTCAATGAAGCAAGAAGCTTGTGCAATTCTTTTCCATCTAAACTCAAGTACTTATCGATTAGGGAATGTGATGGATTAGAGATGTTATGTCCGTTGTCTTTTGAAAACCTGGAGTACATGGAGTTATTCAAGTTGAAAAACTTGAGTGTGCTTTTCAGCATACAAGGAAATGTATCTTATGGGTCCTGTTTCTCAAATCTTACCAGGTTTCTCATACAGGGTTGTCCAAGTATCAAGCGGCTATTTCCTATCCATGTCGTGCCAAACCTGAAAAACCTTAAACGGTTATATGTCTTTGATTGTCTCCTAATGGAGGAGATAatatttgaagaagaagaagaaggcagAATACCTGAAAAGAAAGAAACACCGTGTCTCTCCCAGTTGTGTATCTTGGTGTTAAAAGATCTACCAGAGTTGAAGAGATTTTGTGGCGGCCGAACAACTTGTGGTATTCCCAAAAGCTGCTCCTCGAGAAATATAAATTGTCCAAAACTTACATTCGATGGCCTGACAGTGTGCCGCAATGGTCACTCGAAAGTCCAATGGTGA